One window from the genome of Caldisericia bacterium encodes:
- the yidC gene encoding membrane protein insertase YidC yields the protein MKKKLIFLILPIILFGLAFSFGPKMDVKITTLPVEKPSVGESFSMKINLENLGIDKENLVVSIDSLSNYEDLGPFEIQNTKVEIPTLKSKEKKEISFNLKVKEELTEDEFLFIGRIKYSEKGEEKKYNVVFPLSFSSKAGILSFTKPPYSKVSLETLVSLSGSLKNTGSKEVKDVVVRTRNTEFFTEYMKGKNVRIETIKPGKSVTVTLMLAPTDKVVPKDYTVPIVVKYKDSDGVSYIYEEKATIRVVKNSFTYFVRRILDFFYGFTKNYGIAVILLTLIVKLILFPFTFQQLKSMSKTQELSPMIQELQKKYNDDPKKLQEEQMKLYKKYGINPATGCLM from the coding sequence ATGAAAAAGAAACTGATTTTTTTAATTTTGCCAATCATCCTTTTTGGACTTGCATTTAGCTTCGGTCCCAAAATGGATGTAAAGATTACCACACTTCCAGTGGAAAAACCTTCTGTTGGTGAAAGTTTCTCAATGAAAATTAATCTTGAGAATCTTGGGATAGATAAAGAGAATCTTGTTGTTTCCATTGACTCTTTGTCCAACTACGAAGACCTTGGACCATTTGAGATTCAAAACACCAAGGTAGAGATTCCGACTCTTAAATCAAAGGAGAAGAAGGAAATTTCCTTCAATCTAAAGGTGAAGGAAGAACTTACAGAGGATGAGTTTCTTTTTATTGGAAGGATAAAGTATTCAGAGAAAGGCGAGGAAAAGAAGTACAATGTAGTTTTTCCTCTATCATTTTCTTCTAAGGCAGGAATCCTATCCTTTACAAAGCCTCCATACTCTAAGGTTTCTCTTGAGACTCTTGTTTCTCTATCTGGAAGTTTAAAGAATACAGGAAGCAAAGAGGTAAAGGATGTTGTTGTAAGAACAAGAAACACAGAGTTTTTCACAGAATACATGAAGGGTAAGAATGTAAGAATTGAAACTATAAAACCAGGGAAATCTGTAACTGTAACTTTAATGCTTGCCCCAACAGACAAGGTTGTGCCAAAGGACTATACCGTTCCCATAGTTGTTAAATACAAGGATAGTGATGGAGTTTCATATATCTATGAAGAAAAAGCCACCATAAGAGTTGTTAAAAACTCCTTCACATATTTTGTAAGAAGAATTCTTGACTTCTTCTATGGTTTCACAAAGAACTATGGAATAGCAGTCATACTTCTAACACTTATTGTAAAACTTATACTATTCCCCTTCACATTCCAACAGCTTAAATCCATGAGTAAAACTCAGGAACTTTCTCCAATGATTCAGGAACTTCAGAAGAAGTATAATGATGATCCAAAGAAACTTCAGGAAGAACAGATGAAGCTCTACAAAAAGTACGGAATAAACCCTGCAACTGGATGCCTTATGG
- the yidD gene encoding membrane protein insertion efficiency factor YidD, with protein MKKVVLFLIKIYQKFISPMFPNSCRYNPTCSVYTYQAVEKYGVAKGLFLGIKRILRCNPFFPGGDDPVP; from the coding sequence ATGAAAAAGGTAGTACTCTTTTTAATTAAAATTTATCAAAAATTTATCTCCCCCATGTTTCCCAACTCCTGTAGATACAACCCAACCTGTTCTGTCTATACATATCAAGCTGTGGAGAAGTATGGAGTAGCAAAGGGTTTATTTCTTGGGATAAAAAGGATCTTACGGTGTAACCCATTTTTTCCGGGTGGAGATGATCCTGTTCCATAA